A genome region from Labilibaculum antarcticum includes the following:
- a CDS encoding ATP-binding cassette domain-containing protein: MDIVVEHLTKRYGPQKAVDNVSFRVKAGEVLGFLGPNGAGKTTTMKAIACFIKPEEGDILVGGYSIHEHPEIIKKNIGYLAENNPLYQEMNIIDFLEFIAKIHGIPKYLIPERILDMIRTCGLEGEKHKLIGELSKGYQQRVGLAQALIHDPDILILDEPTTGLDPNQIVEIRELIKRIGKEKTVILSSHILAEVEATCDRILIINNGRIVVDGTAAELRKQAQGNEILKLGVQGGSVDDIFEHLFEIETIDSIDLLDVEKQLFEIQSLPDTSSVKAIFDSCVRNNYYITELTPTETKLEDIFRDLTLH; encoded by the coding sequence ATGGATATTGTAGTGGAACATTTAACCAAAAGATATGGTCCTCAAAAGGCTGTAGACAATGTGTCTTTTCGTGTAAAAGCTGGCGAGGTACTAGGTTTTCTTGGTCCTAACGGAGCTGGGAAAACGACTACAATGAAGGCAATTGCTTGTTTTATTAAACCTGAAGAAGGAGATATATTGGTTGGAGGTTACTCTATTCACGAGCACCCCGAAATCATTAAGAAAAATATTGGATACCTGGCTGAAAATAATCCATTGTATCAGGAAATGAATATTATTGATTTTTTGGAGTTTATTGCTAAAATTCACGGGATACCAAAATATTTAATTCCTGAACGGATTTTGGATATGATACGAACGTGTGGATTGGAGGGAGAAAAACACAAATTGATAGGGGAGCTTTCCAAAGGTTATCAACAAAGAGTTGGATTGGCTCAGGCTTTAATCCATGATCCGGATATTTTAATTCTCGATGAACCAACAACAGGACTTGACCCAAATCAAATTGTGGAGATTCGGGAACTAATAAAACGAATTGGCAAGGAGAAAACAGTTATCTTAAGTTCACATATATTGGCAGAGGTGGAGGCTACCTGCGATCGGATTTTGATCATTAACAATGGTCGGATTGTGGTAGATGGAACAGCTGCTGAATTAAGAAAACAGGCTCAAGGAAATGAAATATTGAAATTAGGTGTGCAAGGAGGCTCTGTAGATGATATTTTTGAGCATCTATTCGAGATTGAAACAATTGATTCTATTGATTTGCTTGATGTTGAGAAACAATTGTTCGAGATTCAATCTTTACCCGACACCTCCTCTGTTAAAGCAATATTTGATTCTTGTGTTCGAAATAATTATTACATCACCGAGTTGACTCCAACAGAAACAAAATTGGAGGATATATTCAGGGATTTAACCCTTCATTAG
- the hxpB gene encoding hexitol phosphatase HxpB — MIKAVIFDMDGLLINSEPFWQESEAKVFNSLGLDVNKKMFEQFMGKRIDEVVEGMYKMTPWNHVSKEKVAEDIVENVIRLVLEQGECLAGVTKTLKDLKKASFKIGLASSSRMKIISAVLDKLQLREYFEVIHSAEFEKYGKPHPQVFISTADMLGIHPSECVVFEDSLNGVISALAAGMKCIAVPEKNAFNRNKFIISNKVLDSLNDFEIVQFTNL, encoded by the coding sequence ATGATTAAAGCAGTAATTTTTGATATGGATGGTCTTTTGATAAATTCCGAACCATTCTGGCAAGAGAGCGAAGCAAAGGTGTTCAATTCCCTTGGACTTGATGTAAACAAAAAAATGTTTGAACAGTTCATGGGTAAGAGAATAGATGAGGTCGTTGAAGGCATGTATAAAATGACACCCTGGAATCATGTTTCGAAGGAAAAGGTTGCGGAAGATATTGTTGAAAATGTTATTCGATTAGTATTGGAACAAGGTGAGTGTTTAGCCGGTGTAACTAAAACTTTAAAGGATCTTAAAAAAGCATCTTTTAAAATCGGACTTGCCTCATCTTCGAGAATGAAGATTATTTCTGCGGTATTGGATAAATTACAACTACGCGAGTATTTTGAAGTTATTCATTCTGCCGAATTTGAAAAATATGGAAAACCTCATCCGCAAGTTTTTATTAGCACTGCTGATATGCTTGGTATCCACCCTTCGGAATGTGTTGTTTTTGAGGACTCTTTAAATGGCGTAATATCAGCCCTTGCTGCCGGAATGAAATGCATCGCAGTACCTGAAAAAAATGCTTTTAACCGGAACAAATTTATAATTTCGAATAAGGTTCTGGATAGCTTAAACGATTTTGAAATTGTTCAATTCACGAATTTATAA
- a CDS encoding shikimate kinase, whose translation MKIFLIGYMGCGKSLWGKIVAEHYGFRFIDLDTLIEEREKLSVPEIFAKYDELGFREREHEALQSISDAGNFIVATGGGAPCFNKNMEEMNRRGTTLFIECSPQLLRDRITESDTERPLVKNFSQEELLNYIVSHLQHRIPFYEQSHYKLVSGNLELDDFTAILDPVINS comes from the coding sequence ATGAAGATTTTTCTGATTGGATATATGGGATGTGGGAAATCACTCTGGGGTAAGATTGTTGCTGAGCATTATGGCTTTCGGTTTATCGATCTGGATACCCTTATTGAAGAAAGGGAGAAGTTAAGTGTTCCTGAAATTTTTGCGAAATACGATGAATTGGGTTTTCGCGAACGGGAGCATGAGGCATTGCAATCAATTTCTGATGCGGGAAATTTTATCGTAGCAACTGGTGGTGGAGCTCCCTGTTTCAATAAGAATATGGAGGAAATGAACCGACGGGGAACTACATTATTCATAGAATGTAGTCCGCAATTGCTTCGCGACCGAATTACTGAGTCAGATACGGAGCGTCCTTTAGTGAAGAATTTTTCTCAGGAGGAACTATTGAATTACATTGTTAGTCACCTGCAGCACAGAATCCCTTTTTACGAGCAATCACATTATAAATTGGTGTCTGGGAATTTAGAATTGGATGATTTTACCGCAATTCTAGATCCTGTTATAAATTCGTGA